One genomic window of Corynebacterium diphtheriae includes the following:
- a CDS encoding inorganic diphosphatase, with amino-acid sequence MSIEVTIEIPKGSRNKYEVDHETGKVYLDRYLFTPMAYPLDYGFIDHTLGEDGDPLDALVILPEPVFPGVIVKARPLGVFKMTDEAGGDDKLLCVIDDPRWDHLQDIQDVSSFLRDEIEHFFVHYKDLEPNKEVTGSGWGDKAEAEKIHAESIERYQG; translated from the coding sequence ATGAGCATTGAAGTCACCATCGAGATCCCTAAGGGTTCCCGCAACAAGTACGAAGTCGACCACGAGACTGGCAAGGTGTACCTCGACCGCTACCTGTTCACCCCTATGGCATACCCGCTGGATTACGGCTTCATCGACCACACTCTTGGTGAGGACGGCGACCCATTGGATGCGCTGGTCATCCTCCCTGAGCCAGTTTTCCCAGGTGTGATCGTCAAGGCTCGTCCACTGGGTGTTTTCAAGATGACCGATGAGGCTGGCGGCGACGATAAGCTGCTCTGCGTGATCGATGATCCACGTTGGGATCACCTGCAGGACATCCAGGATGTTTCTTCTTTCTTGCGCGATGAGATCGAGCATTTCTTTGTGCACTACAAGGATCTTGAGCCAAACAAGGAGGTCACTGGTTCCGGTTGGGGTGACAAGGCTGAGGCTGAGAAGATTCACGCTGAGTCCATCGAGCGTTACCAGGGCTAG
- a CDS encoding rhodanese-like domain-containing protein, whose amino-acid sequence MFVMREVSVTEVPAGAQLIDVRETDEFAVVHASGAKNIPMSEVTTRVGEIDCDKDIYVICKGGGRSARVIEYLNARDIDAINVAEGTDGWVAAGLPTE is encoded by the coding sequence ATGTTCGTTATGCGTGAAGTATCAGTGACTGAGGTGCCTGCGGGCGCACAGCTTATCGACGTCCGCGAGACTGACGAGTTCGCCGTGGTGCATGCCTCTGGCGCGAAGAATATTCCTATGAGCGAGGTGACTACCCGCGTGGGTGAGATCGATTGCGACAAGGACATTTACGTCATTTGTAAAGGTGGCGGGCGCAGTGCTCGTGTCATCGAGTATTTGAATGCTCGCGATATTGATGCGATCAATGTTGCCGAGGGTACCGACGGCTGGGTTGCTGCCGGTTTGCCCACTGAGTAG
- a CDS encoding MarR family winged helix-turn-helix transcriptional regulator: MSPNLGCMTPEIPADLLHSPTFQAERIRKCLRDGSEEVLSRYSVRMREYWILGFVAGVEPPTQVAIAAALGVDPSDMVRLIDSVESHGWVRRELDPRDRRRHLVHITDSGRALYEELSVLVAQAEAQVLAAAGDVTTAQAMLRRLANQLVFGV, encoded by the coding sequence GTGTCACCTAACCTTGGGTGTATGACCCCAGAAATTCCCGCTGACCTGCTTCATTCTCCTACGTTTCAGGCGGAGCGCATTCGTAAGTGTTTGCGCGATGGCAGCGAGGAGGTGTTGTCCAGGTATTCGGTGCGTATGCGGGAGTATTGGATTTTGGGTTTTGTAGCTGGTGTGGAGCCACCGACTCAGGTGGCAATTGCTGCCGCGCTGGGGGTGGATCCTTCCGACATGGTGCGTTTGATCGATTCGGTGGAAAGCCATGGTTGGGTGCGCAGGGAGCTCGATCCTCGGGATCGCCGTAGGCATTTGGTGCATATTACGGATTCGGGGCGCGCATTGTATGAGGAATTATCGGTGTTGGTAGCGCAGGCGGAAGCCCAAGTGTTGGCGGCTGCGGGTGATGTGACAACAGCGCAGGCGATGCTGCGTCGGTTGGCCAACCAGTTGGTTTTTGGGGTGTAG
- a CDS encoding Pls/PosA family non-ribosomal peptide synthetase, with the protein MVVPEQFLRSDKAPRPRTLVDIFRSSVAAFPEAAALDCGDVLTYADLAELVDDRVAQLHAAGVGAGCRVGVRLPSGQPDLYVTILAVLCAGAAYVPVDADDPDERAELVFGEAHVNAVWSVSGLRVTAAQAQPLTAGPRLEDTAWIIFTSGSTGKPKGVAVSHRSAAAFVDAERELFVRDQPIGPDDRVLAGLSVAFDASCEEMWLAWGHGACLVPAPRSLVRTGLDLGPWLISRDISIVSTVPTLAGMWPAEALDNVRLLILGGEACSAELVARVASSRREVWNTYGPTEATVVTCAARLEAGQPVAIGLPLAGWDTAVVGADGQPVAMGDVGELVIGGVGLARYLDPVKDREKFSAELGWERAYRSGDHVRLCEDGLYFVGRIDDQVKIGGRRIELGEVEAHVAALPNVAQYAVVVRETAAGEKVLVAYVSPQDPDVDIDTSALDELPRAMVPRLVVLPEIPTTTSGKADKKALPWPLESAQVTGSDFTPTQQWLAQLWVDVLGVPVGDVDADFFALGGTSLAAAGVVSRIRQKAPTMSVRDLYDHPRLGALAEVVEQLLGAAVAKPRELRPVPLVTRVVQAAIIWLCATIRAASWVAWLLVINNVAAGWGASWARPLPWLFVVLFTVLVATPVGRLPLGAWSARLITARISPGDYPRGGVTHMRLWVAQRLFDAFGAGDIAGATWVNYCARVLGAQVGRGVDLHTLPPVTGLLRLGDHCAVEPEVDLSGVWVDGDVVHVGAIEIAEDVRVGARSTLLPGTVIGAGAHIEAGSTVTGAVVKAGARWSGSPAAKVGRSKHRFPNAHPPRRSRWVPVYGVSSLVLALLPLLAVAAGMVVVWRWQERTHTALWWWVPLGVVAAMGLYALLVLVLVRLLGWRLSPGITAVRSARGWRVWCIERLLDDARTYLFPLYASLITPWWFRLLGAKVGKDVEISTAVMVPSLSEIRDRAFLADDTLIGGYELGGGWMRLGRTIIGKRSFVGNSGIALQGRKLAKNSLVAVLSQVPKKARSGSNWWGSPPERMRRVTVNSCAAATSTFYPTVGKKFLRAMVEVLRLTAPITSGFLLAAVLVSAQWLLGFGVVAALFGTGLALCVAGALAITITAAVKWCTVGRHRPGNHPLWSWFVWLNELQDTFVEVVAAPWFFHHCTGSGLINSGLRLLGVRIGPGAWIDSYWFPETDLCHVGTAATVGPGTVVQTHLFHDRVMSLDHVHIGAGATLAAHSVMLPASRIGEATTVGPGSLVMRGDDVPAHSHWQGNPIATASNDLNQSMAVWMPTH; encoded by the coding sequence ATGGTGGTTCCTGAGCAGTTTCTTCGTTCTGATAAGGCACCTCGTCCGCGTACGTTGGTGGATATTTTTCGCTCATCGGTGGCCGCCTTCCCGGAGGCTGCGGCCTTAGATTGTGGCGATGTGTTGACATATGCGGATCTTGCGGAGTTGGTCGATGATCGTGTTGCGCAGTTGCATGCTGCTGGGGTGGGTGCTGGTTGTCGGGTGGGTGTGCGGTTGCCCTCCGGGCAGCCGGATTTGTATGTGACGATTTTGGCAGTGTTGTGTGCGGGGGCGGCGTATGTGCCGGTGGATGCAGATGATCCGGATGAGCGTGCGGAGTTGGTGTTCGGGGAGGCCCACGTTAATGCGGTGTGGTCTGTTTCAGGGCTAAGGGTGACCGCTGCGCAGGCGCAGCCGCTGACCGCGGGGCCGCGTTTGGAGGATACGGCGTGGATTATTTTTACTTCCGGTTCGACGGGTAAGCCGAAGGGTGTTGCGGTGTCGCATCGCAGCGCTGCTGCTTTTGTGGATGCTGAGCGTGAGTTGTTTGTGCGCGATCAGCCGATTGGCCCTGATGATCGCGTGTTGGCGGGGTTGTCGGTGGCGTTTGATGCCTCCTGTGAGGAGATGTGGCTAGCGTGGGGGCATGGGGCGTGTTTGGTTCCAGCTCCGCGGTCGTTGGTGCGTACTGGGTTGGATTTGGGCCCGTGGTTGATTAGTCGTGATATTTCGATTGTGTCGACGGTTCCCACTCTTGCGGGCATGTGGCCTGCGGAGGCGTTGGATAATGTGCGCTTGTTGATCTTGGGCGGTGAGGCTTGTTCGGCGGAGTTGGTGGCCAGGGTGGCGTCGTCACGCCGCGAGGTGTGGAATACCTATGGTCCGACGGAGGCTACGGTGGTCACGTGTGCTGCGCGTTTGGAGGCTGGCCAACCGGTGGCGATTGGGTTGCCGCTGGCGGGGTGGGATACCGCGGTAGTAGGTGCTGATGGTCAGCCGGTGGCTATGGGGGACGTTGGCGAGCTGGTTATTGGCGGGGTGGGACTTGCTCGGTATTTGGATCCGGTGAAGGATCGGGAGAAGTTTTCGGCGGAGCTTGGCTGGGAGCGCGCGTATCGTTCGGGGGATCATGTGCGCTTGTGCGAGGACGGCTTGTATTTTGTGGGGCGTATCGACGACCAAGTCAAGATCGGTGGCCGCCGGATTGAGTTGGGCGAGGTGGAGGCTCATGTGGCTGCGTTGCCTAATGTGGCGCAGTATGCGGTGGTTGTTCGTGAAACTGCCGCTGGCGAGAAGGTGCTGGTGGCGTATGTGTCGCCGCAGGATCCGGACGTTGATATTGATACTTCTGCTTTAGATGAGTTGCCTCGGGCTATGGTGCCACGGCTTGTGGTGCTGCCGGAGATCCCGACGACTACGTCGGGTAAGGCGGATAAGAAGGCGTTGCCGTGGCCGTTGGAGTCGGCGCAGGTCACGGGCTCGGATTTCACTCCGACGCAGCAGTGGTTGGCCCAGTTGTGGGTGGATGTGTTGGGGGTTCCGGTTGGTGATGTGGATGCGGACTTTTTTGCTTTAGGTGGTACGTCGTTGGCGGCGGCTGGGGTGGTGTCGCGGATTCGGCAGAAGGCTCCCACGATGTCGGTGCGGGATTTGTATGATCATCCGCGGTTGGGGGCGTTGGCTGAGGTTGTGGAGCAGCTGCTTGGCGCGGCGGTGGCTAAGCCGCGTGAGCTGAGGCCGGTGCCGTTGGTTACGCGGGTGGTCCAGGCGGCCATTATTTGGTTGTGTGCAACTATTCGGGCGGCTAGTTGGGTGGCGTGGTTGTTGGTGATCAACAATGTTGCTGCTGGTTGGGGTGCTAGTTGGGCGCGCCCGCTGCCGTGGTTGTTTGTGGTGTTGTTCACGGTGCTGGTGGCAACGCCTGTGGGGCGGTTGCCGTTGGGGGCGTGGAGTGCGCGGCTTATCACAGCACGGATTTCGCCTGGGGATTATCCGCGCGGCGGTGTCACTCATATGCGCTTGTGGGTGGCACAGCGGCTTTTCGACGCCTTCGGTGCGGGTGATATTGCTGGCGCGACGTGGGTAAATTATTGCGCCCGTGTGTTGGGTGCCCAGGTTGGTCGTGGGGTGGATTTGCACACGCTGCCGCCGGTGACGGGCCTTTTGCGTTTGGGTGATCATTGCGCGGTGGAACCTGAGGTTGATCTTAGTGGTGTGTGGGTTGATGGCGATGTGGTCCATGTGGGTGCTATTGAGATTGCTGAGGATGTCCGCGTGGGTGCGCGTTCCACGTTGTTGCCTGGCACGGTCATTGGCGCCGGTGCTCATATTGAGGCTGGTTCAACGGTCACGGGCGCAGTGGTTAAAGCTGGTGCGCGGTGGTCGGGTTCGCCGGCGGCGAAGGTGGGGCGTTCCAAGCATCGTTTCCCCAATGCACATCCGCCGCGTAGGTCGCGCTGGGTGCCGGTGTATGGGGTGTCGTCGTTAGTGTTGGCACTGCTACCGTTGCTGGCGGTTGCTGCCGGAATGGTGGTGGTGTGGCGTTGGCAGGAGCGTACCCATACTGCGTTGTGGTGGTGGGTGCCGCTAGGCGTGGTAGCGGCCATGGGGTTGTATGCCCTGTTGGTGTTGGTGTTGGTTCGGTTGTTGGGTTGGCGGCTTTCCCCTGGAATTACGGCGGTGCGTTCGGCGCGCGGTTGGCGGGTGTGGTGCATTGAGCGCCTGCTTGACGACGCCCGCACCTACCTGTTCCCGCTGTATGCCTCGCTTATCACCCCGTGGTGGTTCCGCCTCCTAGGAGCGAAGGTAGGCAAGGATGTGGAGATTTCTACGGCGGTGATGGTACCCTCGTTATCTGAGATCCGCGACCGCGCTTTCTTGGCCGACGACACCCTCATCGGTGGCTACGAGCTCGGCGGTGGCTGGATGCGCTTGGGGCGCACGATCATTGGCAAGCGCTCTTTCGTGGGCAATTCTGGTATTGCGCTCCAAGGCCGCAAACTAGCCAAAAACTCGCTGGTGGCGGTGCTCTCGCAGGTGCCTAAAAAGGCTCGTTCTGGTTCTAACTGGTGGGGTTCACCACCAGAACGCATGCGACGCGTCACCGTGAACAGTTGCGCTGCCGCCACCAGCACCTTCTACCCCACCGTGGGCAAAAAATTCCTACGCGCCATGGTAGAAGTCCTTCGCCTAACAGCACCTATCACCAGTGGTTTCCTCTTGGCCGCAGTGCTCGTTTCCGCGCAGTGGCTTCTAGGATTTGGGGTGGTGGCCGCACTATTTGGCACCGGCCTAGCCTTGTGCGTGGCAGGAGCACTAGCCATCACGATCACCGCGGCGGTGAAATGGTGTACGGTAGGCCGTCACCGCCCAGGCAACCACCCCCTGTGGAGCTGGTTCGTCTGGCTCAACGAACTCCAAGACACCTTCGTGGAAGTCGTAGCAGCCCCTTGGTTCTTCCATCACTGCACCGGCAGCGGCCTCATCAACTCAGGTCTTCGCCTCCTCGGCGTCCGCATCGGCCCCGGCGCGTGGATCGACAGCTACTGGTTCCCCGAAACCGACCTGTGCCACGTCGGTACAGCAGCCACCGTAGGCCCTGGAACAGTCGTACAAACACACCTGTTCCACGACCGCGTGATGAGCCTCGACCACGTCCACATAGGCGCAGGTGCAACTCTTGCCGCACACTCCGTCATGCTGCCGGCCTCCCGCATCGGAGAGGCCACCACCGTAGGGCCAGGCTCACTAGTCATGCGTGGCGACGACGTCCCCGCCCACTCTCACTGGCAAGGAAACCCCATCGCCACCGCAAGTAACGATTTAAACCAGTCAATGGCAGTGTGGATGCCGACACATTAG